CACCGCGTCCGCACCAGAGTCCTTGACGCTGGTGACGACCGAGGTGAACTCCTTGTCCTTGGTCTTCACATCGGCGGTGTCGGTGACCAGGTCGCCGAGGCCGCCGGAGACTTCCTCAGCCAGGCCCTTGCCGTATGCCGAGTCGTCCTGGATCAGGAAGACCTTCTCAGCCTTGACGTCGTTCTTGATGTACGCCGCTACCGACGGACCCTGCACCGCGTCGTTGGCCAGGCCGCGGAAGAAGACCTTCCAGCCGTTCTCCGACAGCGTGGTCGCGGTCGCCGATGCCGTCAGCGCGGGCAGGCCCGCCGCGTCGAGCTGCCCGTCGATGGCCTCGCTCTCACCGGAGAACGCCGGGCCGAGCAGCGCGATGATGCTCTGGTCACCGGTGATCGTCGGCGCGACCTGCGTCGCCTTCTCCGGCGTACCCTCCGTGTCGAAGTCCTTGACCTCAACCTGGCAGTTCGGGTTGGCGTCGTTGTGCTTCTTCAGCGCCAGCTGCATGCCGTACTGGATGTTCTTGCCGAGCGCAGCGTTGTCACCGCTGAGGGCGCCGGCGAACCCGAGGGCGATGCCCGAGCAGGTCGCGTTGCCATCACCGGCGGGGTCTGCGGCATCCGACGTGCTCGGCGCCTCGACCTCGTTGCCTTCGGAGTCGATCTGCTTCAGCGGCTGGATCGACAGGTCGCTGCCGCCTCCGCCACCTCCGCCTGAGCTCCCTGATCCGGTTTCTTTGCTTCCGCATCCGGCGAGGGCAAGGGCAAGGATGGCGCCCGTTGCTACCACACCGCGGACCGAACGACGCGTCACGCGTACCTCCAAATATTAGGAGGGGTAGCGCGTGATTGCGCTCACCCCGGTTCTCCTAGCGGAACAAAGTAGCGCACCACTATGTCAGGCGTGTAACGCGGCTCACCGTCGTGATCTAACGGAAACTTTGTGGCCACCCCGGCTGTCCGCTGGTCGCATGGCGCACACGTGGCCGGTTGGCGGCGGGGTCAGGTGGTGGCCTGGTGATCCAGAATCGCGGCCGCGACCTGTTTCATCGTCGTACGCCGCTCCATGGCCGCCTGCTGGATCCAGCGAAACGCAACCGGCTCGGTGAGCTTGTGCTCGGTCATCAGGTATCCCTTGGCCCGCTCGATCAGCTTGCGCGTCTCGATGCGATCAGACAGGTCGCTGATCTCGGCCTCCAGCGCCCGCATCTCGGCGAAGCGCGCAGCGGCCGTCTCGATCGCAGGCACCAGCTCGGACTGGGTAAACGGCTTGGTGAGGTAGGCCATCACGCCGGCTTGCTGGGCGCGTTCGACCAGGTCACGCTGCGAGAATGCGGTGAGCACGATGACCGGCGCGATGCGTTCGTCGTTGACTGCTGCGGCCACGGCCAGGCCGTCCATGCCGGGCATCTTGATATCGACGATGACCAGGTCCGGGCGCAACTCGCGGGCCAGCGACAGCGCGGTCTCGCCGTCCGGTGCCTCTCCGACGACCTCGTAGCCTTCCTCGCGCAGCATCTCGGCAAGATCGAGTCGGATGAGCGCCTCGTCTTCGGCGATCAGCACCCGTCGCGGCGTGGTCGGCATGACCGGTGTCGGCTGCGGCTCACTCACCTCGATCCTCCCTGCGCGGCTGGTACGGTGCGTTCCTCGCGGAACTGGTTCGGCTAGTCTAGATGTCCGCAATGGCCCTGTAGCCCAACGGCAGAGGCACGGTGCTCAAACCACCGACAGTGTGGGTTCGAATCCCACCGGGGCTACCGCACCGATGGCGCCGCTGCCCGGATCTGGTGATCCGCGCAGCGGCGCCATCTTTTACTTCTCGCCTCGCGTTTCGCTCACCCGGCCGTGGTTCCCCGTCCCGTCAGCGGTGTGAAGACAGTGACAGAATGGGGCTCATGTTGGGATTCATTGGACTTCTGCTCGTCATCTGGCTCGTCCTCGCCGTCCTGGGCTTCGTGGTCAAGGGGCTGCTCTGGCTGGCCGTCGTCGGCATCGTGCTGTTCCTCGGCACGGCTGCGTGGGCCGCCATCAAGCGCAAGTCCGCCCAGGGCCAAGTCGGCCGGTAGGCACCGGCAGCGGGATGGTCTTTCGGGAACCAGGCCGCACACCGCCGACATCGCACCTCTCGATCACCGCACCGGCGTTGGTCAAGGCGTCGCCGGTTTTCCGGCCGCTACCCTAAGTCGCTGACCACGAGAGGACCCGCATGCCCGAGCGGTACGACGACGAGCCGACTCG
The nucleotide sequence above comes from Epidermidibacterium keratini. Encoded proteins:
- a CDS encoding branched-chain amino acid ABC transporter substrate-binding protein, encoding MTRRSVRGVVATGAILALALAGCGSKETGSGSSGGGGGGGSDLSIQPLKQIDSEGNEVEAPSTSDAADPAGDGNATCSGIALGFAGALSGDNAALGKNIQYGMQLALKKHNDANPNCQVEVKDFDTEGTPEKATQVAPTITGDQSIIALLGPAFSGESEAIDGQLDAAGLPALTASATATTLSENGWKVFFRGLANDAVQGPSVAAYIKNDVKAEKVFLIQDDSAYGKGLAEEVSGGLGDLVTDTADVKTKDKEFTSVVTSVKDSGADAVFYAGYYAEAAPLVQQLRDGGFEGKFISADGVNDPAFVDGAGSASEGAILSCPCGPAPDEFASEYEEVSGGTAPGVYSVEGYDLTTIMLKGIDSGVTTREAMLEFVKNYDGQGLARNYKWSDTGELEATNIWMYEVK
- a CDS encoding ANTAR domain-containing response regulator, with product MPTTPRRVLIAEDEALIRLDLAEMLREEGYEVVGEAPDGETALSLARELRPDLVIVDIKMPGMDGLAVAAAVNDERIAPVIVLTAFSQRDLVERAQQAGVMAYLTKPFTQSELVPAIETAAARFAEMRALEAEISDLSDRIETRKLIERAKGYLMTEHKLTEPVAFRWIQQAAMERRTTMKQVAAAILDHQATT